The Flavobacterium jumunjinense genome includes a region encoding these proteins:
- a CDS encoding lysoplasmalogenase: MPTISTSKHIIVFLLLFFALDLLFIALEYQNMRFFSKALLLPLLILFYIHQTKKNNTERDKNFMIGLLLSWLGDLFLLLPSGFLFGLGSFLLAHLFYSRCFYTLSNTPLRLNYRLLLPILVYLMLFLTLLFPHLNELKIPVVFYAITISFMLYMGYNTRKTITPIAFKNLFFGALLFVVSDSVLALHLFVFPSKFMELLVMITYVLAQYFLIQGMILKKEFVKF, from the coding sequence GTGCCTACTATTTCAACATCAAAACATATAATCGTCTTTTTACTTCTTTTCTTTGCCTTAGACCTACTTTTTATTGCTTTGGAATACCAAAACATGAGATTCTTTTCTAAAGCCCTCCTACTGCCTTTATTGATACTCTTTTATATCCACCAAACAAAGAAAAACAATACTGAGCGAGACAAAAACTTCATGATAGGCTTGCTTTTAAGTTGGTTGGGCGATCTTTTTTTATTACTTCCTTCCGGTTTCCTTTTTGGTTTGGGGAGTTTTCTATTGGCACATCTTTTTTATAGCCGTTGTTTTTATACCCTATCCAATACACCGCTTCGTCTTAATTATAGACTCTTGCTCCCTATTCTTGTGTATCTCATGCTATTTTTAACCCTACTTTTTCCGCATTTAAACGAACTAAAAATCCCAGTGGTGTTCTATGCTATAACAATTAGTTTCATGCTCTATATGGGCTATAATACCCGCAAAACAATTACACCCATCGCTTTTAAGAACCTATTCTTTGGTGCTTTGCTTTTTGTTGTTTCCGATTCTGTTTTAGCACTGCACTTGTTTGTATTTCCTTCTAAATTTATGGAACTACTTGTAATGATTACCTATGTATTGGCTCAATATTTTTTGATACAAGGAATGATTTTAAAGAAAGAATTCGTAAAGTTCTAA